Proteins from one Esox lucius isolate fEsoLuc1 chromosome 19, fEsoLuc1.pri, whole genome shotgun sequence genomic window:
- the LOC114829515 gene encoding uncharacterized protein LOC114829515 isoform X2, with protein MVRLCGQTIKAMNASTELFENMRCQDQTGKSPHIAPPTPIFSARPLPDPNHAELLHSTAAAPLVPVPPLCMPSSPPCQISAGPLPDLRQCDRGSYTAPVALVPTPTSRMPSSPRRRITATPLTNDYQGHCFVPTFRLGRTGTGPVPCSAAELHILTLLEHIKEQQMQLAAAVNNIAARMGTETPMAEMPQNVSVPLATMSEVEELEEWLKDARNSHAKQNMRLHGRTNLLAAHWTTILTSTPSAGSTWPLTVEVAAKNVPWPERPFINREMNASAIPHSSTTDDLLGVM; from the exons ATGGTGCGACTTTGTGGCCAAACTATAAAAGCGATGAACGCATCAACAGAGCTGTTCGAAAACATGAGGTGCCAGGATCAGACTGGAAAAT CACCACATATTGCTCCACCGACTCCTATCTTCTCAGCTAGACCTCTGCCAGATCCGAATCATGCTGAACTTCTTCATTCCACTG CGGCTGCACCACTTGTTCCCGTCCCTCCACTTTGCATGCCTTCAAGTCCTCCATGCCAGATTTCTGCTGGACCTCTGCCTGATCTGAGGCAATGTGATCGTGGTAGTTACACAG CTCCAGTGGCACTTGTTCCTACCCCTACGTCTCGCATGCCCTCAAGTCCTAGGCGCCGGATCACTGCCACTCCTCTCACAAATGACTATCAAGGCCATTGTTTTGTCCCCACTTTTAGACTGGGGAGGACTGGCACTGGACCTGTTCCTTGCTctg CGGCTGAGCTGCACATTCTAACTTTGCTGGAACATATCAAGGAGCAGCAAATGCAGCTGGCTGCTGCTGTAAATAACATTGCTGCAAGAATGGGAACGGAAACTCCTATGGCTGAGATGCCTCAGAATGTCAGTGTTCCGCTGGCCACCATGTCTGAAGTGGAGGAGTTGGAGGAGTGGCTTAAAGATGCAAGAAACTCGCATGCTAAGCAAAACATG AGGCTGCACGGAAGAACCAACCTGCTAGCAGCGCATTGGACAACTATATTAACCAGCACGCCATCCGCTGGTTCAACCTGGCCTCTGACCGTGGAGGTGGCCGCAAAGAACGTGCCATGGCCAGAGAGGCCATTCATTAACCGTG AAATGAACGCATCGGCCATCCCCCACTCTTCCACCACTGATGATTTGTTGGGTGTTATGTGA
- the LOC114829515 gene encoding uncharacterized protein LOC114829515 isoform X1, with translation MVRLCGQTIKAMNASTELFENMRCQDQTGKSPHIAPPTPIFSARPLPDPNHAELLHSTAAAPLVPVPPLCMPSSPPCQISAGPLPDLRQCDRGSYTAPVALVPTPTSRMPSSPRRRITATPLTNDYQGHCFVPTFRLGRTGTGPVPCSAAELHILTLLEHIKEQQMQLAAAVNNIAARMGTETPMAEMPQNVSVPLATMSEVEELEEWLKDARNSHAKQNMISALGAVGGQNSKTVTWNILSRIFSNTVAKQINWKGVNGKRGFKEMLTQTLLIKAARKNQPASSALDNYINQHAIRWFNLASDRGGGRKERAMAREAIH, from the exons ATGGTGCGACTTTGTGGCCAAACTATAAAAGCGATGAACGCATCAACAGAGCTGTTCGAAAACATGAGGTGCCAGGATCAGACTGGAAAAT CACCACATATTGCTCCACCGACTCCTATCTTCTCAGCTAGACCTCTGCCAGATCCGAATCATGCTGAACTTCTTCATTCCACTG CGGCTGCACCACTTGTTCCCGTCCCTCCACTTTGCATGCCTTCAAGTCCTCCATGCCAGATTTCTGCTGGACCTCTGCCTGATCTGAGGCAATGTGATCGTGGTAGTTACACAG CTCCAGTGGCACTTGTTCCTACCCCTACGTCTCGCATGCCCTCAAGTCCTAGGCGCCGGATCACTGCCACTCCTCTCACAAATGACTATCAAGGCCATTGTTTTGTCCCCACTTTTAGACTGGGGAGGACTGGCACTGGACCTGTTCCTTGCTctg CGGCTGAGCTGCACATTCTAACTTTGCTGGAACATATCAAGGAGCAGCAAATGCAGCTGGCTGCTGCTGTAAATAACATTGCTGCAAGAATGGGAACGGAAACTCCTATGGCTGAGATGCCTCAGAATGTCAGTGTTCCGCTGGCCACCATGTCTGAAGTGGAGGAGTTGGAGGAGTGGCTTAAAGATGCAAGAAACTCGCATGCTAAGCAAAACATG ATTTCGGCTCTAGGTGCTGTGGGAGGACAGAACTCCAAAACAGTAACTTGGAATATACTTTCAAGGATTTTCTCAAACACAGTGGCCAAACAGATTAATTGGAAAGGAGTAAACGGGAAAAGAGGTTTTAAAGAAATGCTGACACAAACTCTGTTGATCA AGGCTGCACGGAAGAACCAACCTGCTAGCAGCGCATTGGACAACTATATTAACCAGCACGCCATCCGCTGGTTCAACCTGGCCTCTGACCGTGGAGGTGGCCGCAAAGAACGTGCCATGGCCAGAGAGGCCATTCATTAA
- the LOC114829515 gene encoding uncharacterized protein LOC114829515 isoform X3, giving the protein MGKKAAAPLVPVPPLCMPSSPPCQISAGPLPDLRQCDRGSYTAPVALVPTPTSRMPSSPRRRITATPLTNDYQGHCFVPTFRLGRTGTGPVPCSAAELHILTLLEHIKEQQMQLAAAVNNIAARMGTETPMAEMPQNVSVPLATMSEVEELEEWLKDARNSHAKQNMISALGAVGGQNSKTVTWNILSRIFSNTVAKQINWKGVNGKRGFKEMLTQTLLIKAARKNQPASSALDNYINQHAIRWFNLASDRGGGRKERAMAREAIH; this is encoded by the exons atgggaaagaaag CGGCTGCACCACTTGTTCCCGTCCCTCCACTTTGCATGCCTTCAAGTCCTCCATGCCAGATTTCTGCTGGACCTCTGCCTGATCTGAGGCAATGTGATCGTGGTAGTTACACAG CTCCAGTGGCACTTGTTCCTACCCCTACGTCTCGCATGCCCTCAAGTCCTAGGCGCCGGATCACTGCCACTCCTCTCACAAATGACTATCAAGGCCATTGTTTTGTCCCCACTTTTAGACTGGGGAGGACTGGCACTGGACCTGTTCCTTGCTctg CGGCTGAGCTGCACATTCTAACTTTGCTGGAACATATCAAGGAGCAGCAAATGCAGCTGGCTGCTGCTGTAAATAACATTGCTGCAAGAATGGGAACGGAAACTCCTATGGCTGAGATGCCTCAGAATGTCAGTGTTCCGCTGGCCACCATGTCTGAAGTGGAGGAGTTGGAGGAGTGGCTTAAAGATGCAAGAAACTCGCATGCTAAGCAAAACATG ATTTCGGCTCTAGGTGCTGTGGGAGGACAGAACTCCAAAACAGTAACTTGGAATATACTTTCAAGGATTTTCTCAAACACAGTGGCCAAACAGATTAATTGGAAAGGAGTAAACGGGAAAAGAGGTTTTAAAGAAATGCTGACACAAACTCTGTTGATCA AGGCTGCACGGAAGAACCAACCTGCTAGCAGCGCATTGGACAACTATATTAACCAGCACGCCATCCGCTGGTTCAACCTGGCCTCTGACCGTGGAGGTGGCCGCAAAGAACGTGCCATGGCCAGAGAGGCCATTCATTAA